One Vespa crabro chromosome 1, iyVesCrab1.2, whole genome shotgun sequence genomic region harbors:
- the LOC124432154 gene encoding uncharacterized protein LOC124432154 isoform X2 translates to MEKKEKKKKANTTNGKAGPKRNRGNARGRNGLRGRGARTKRNIGTLKKEQKWQRGQNANLRGSFTKKRYNKNGGVASQNILASNQKANIRGNINVRRGRGNRYGLTRSRSRTNLTFTKAGFFTANKTTLKRTNSVGSVRDPTSVHNRLGYQSPAQIAYRNHVKRAKQLLLQRQNQRLNFQNQFRMLQAGKSSISLQQRPLERRQQILTSQRRFTTGGLRSDQIARAQRRAQYEQKLMRINSARITPSNVNFMCTLGNDYTPNTHEHSISLAQNRNERSMSGLHQLLRGRSPITQTIQNLNMIGRSPVFGRQRSRSRSRSRSRTRNVPMSDSGTDLDDRTFSKIMYSISASLGVTGRTLNDRFSF, encoded by the exons atggagaaaaaggaaaaaaagaaaaaggctaATACAACAAATGGAAAAGCTGGTCCTAAACGCAATCGAGGGAATGCACGAGGACGAAATGGACTTAGAGGCAGAGGTGCAAGAACTAAGCGTAATATTGGCACATTGAAGAAAGAACAGAAATGGCAGCGTGGTCAAAATGCCAATCTACGTGGTAGTTTTACCAAAAAACGTTATAACAAGAATGGTGGAGTTGCTTCACAAAATATACTAGCTTCAAATCAAAAAGCTAATATAAGAGGAAATATAAATGTACGCCGTGGTCGTGGAAATCGCTATGGTTTAACCCGTAGTCGAAGTAGAACGAATTTGACTTTCACGAAAGCTGGATTTTTTACTGCTAATAAAACTACACTGAAAAGAACAAACAGCGTGGGTAGTGTTAGAGATCCAACTTCCGTTCACAATCGATTAGGATACCAAAGTCCAGCACAAATTGCTTATCGAAATCACGTTAAAAGAGCTAAGCAACTTCTTCTTCAGAGACAAAATCAACGGCTTAACTTCCAGAATCAATTTAGA ATGTTACAAGCAGGAAAGTCTTCGATTTCACTACAGCAAAGACCATTAGAACGGCGACAACAAATTTTAACTTCTCAAAGAAGATTTACTACTGGTGGATTACGTTCAGATCAAATTGCACGTGCTCAAAGAAGAGCTCAATATGAACAGAAACTTATGAGGATCAA ctCTGCACGGATCACACCCTCAAACGTCAATTTCATGTGCACACTAGGCAATGATTATACACCAAATACGCATGAACATTCCATAAGCCTTGCACagaatagaaatgaaagaagtaTGAGCGGTCTTCATCAACTGCTAAGAGGACGTTCACCAATTACACAAACTATACAAAATTTAAACATg ATTGGTCGATCTCCTGTATTTGGTCGACAACGTTCACGATCAAGATCACGCTCCCGTTCACGCACACGTAATGTTCCTATGTCTGATTCAGGAACTGATTTAGATGATCGTACTTTTAGTAAAATTATGTATAGTATATCTGCAAGTCTTGGCGTCACAGGACGAACTCTCAATGATAGATTTAGTTTTTAA
- the LOC124432016 gene encoding succinate--CoA ligase [ADP-forming] subunit beta, mitochondrial isoform X2, with protein MSLSSSLFVGRQILNHCNQFLRKNQLIIKEQLRYLNLHENIAYSLLKEAGIPTPPFGVAKTPDEAAKIATELKSQDLVVKAQVLTGGRGKGHFQNTDVSGVVMCESAEKVKQISEIMIGKLLITKQTGAAGRICNSVMVTTRMFPRKEYYLSIMLERTFNGIVMIASSKGGVNIEEIAATDPEALLYVPVDIIKGLTSEQINCIIQKLGVKGKGKDIISHIICNLYELFLETDALLIEINPLAEDICGEYYALDCKCNFDDSSKFRQKKLFALEDWSQKDPNEARARKFDLNYIQLDGIVGCMVNGAGLAMATMDLISFHGVRPANFLDVGGSATKENIIEAFTIITTDPKVLAIFVNIFGGIMRCDIIAEGIIAATKELQTNIPIIVRLEGTNVEKAKKLISESKLKLIFIDDFKKAGEAITKFATIMSLARSLNLDVNFVLKSNGAKNKTAKC; from the exons atGTCACTATCATCATCTTTATTTGTAGGACGACAAATTTTAAATCACTGTAATCAg tttcttagaaaaaaccagctaataataaaagaacaattacGATATTTGAATCTTCATGAAAATATTGCATACAGTCTTTTAAAAGAAGCTGGAATTCCAACACCACCATTTGGAGTGGCTAAAACACCTGATGAAGCTGCTAAAATAGCTACTGAACTAAAGTCACAAGATTTGGTTGTAAAAGCACAAGTACTTACTGGTGGGAGAGGGAAGGGTCATTTTCAAAATACTGATGTTAGTGGAGTTGTTATGTGTGAATC tGCTGAGAAAGTAAAGCAAATATCAGAAATTATGATCGgaaaattattgattactAAACAAACAGGAGCTGCTGGAAGAATTTGTAATTCAGTGATGGTGACAACACGCATGTTTCCacgaaaagaatattatcttTCAATAATGTTGGAGCGTACTTTTAAT GGAATTGTTATGATAGCATCTAGTAAAGGTGGGGTAAATATTGAAGAAATTGCTGCTACTGATCCTGAAGCTCTCCTTTATGTACCAGTTGACATAATTAAAGGTCTAACATCAGAACagataaattgtattattcaGAAATTGGGTGTTAAAGGAAAAGGCAAAGATATTATATCgcatattatttgtaatctttatgaattatttcttgAAACAGATGCtctattaattgaaattaatccaCTTGCAGAAGATATTTGCGGTGAAT ATTATGCTTTAGATTGCAAATGTAATTTTGATGATAGTTCTAAGTTTAgacagaaaaaattatttgctttGGAAGATTGGTCTCAAAAAGATCCCAATGAGGCACGAGCAAGAAAGTTTGacttaaattatattcaattagaTGGAATTGTTGGTTGTATGGTAAATGGTGCAGGTTTAGCAATGGCAACAATGGATCTTATATCTTTTCATGGTGTTAGACCAGCTAATTTTTTAGACGTAGGTGGTAGTGCCAcaaaagagaatattatagaagcatttacaataataactacagaTCCAAAG GTTTTAGccatttttgttaatatatttggTGGTATTATGAGATGTGATATCATTGCAGAAGGAATCATCGCAGCTACTAAAGAATTGCAAACAAATATTCCTATAATCGTCAGATTGGAG GGAACTAATGtggagaaagcaaaaaaattaatatctgaATCAAAATTGAAACTTATCTTTatagatgattttaaaaaagcAGGTGAAGCAATCACCAAATTTGCAACTATTATGAGTCTTGCAAGATCTTTAAATCTAGAtgttaattttgtattaaaatcAAATGGAGCAAAAAATAAGACAGCAAAGTGTTGA
- the LOC124432016 gene encoding succinate--CoA ligase [ADP-forming] subunit beta, mitochondrial isoform X1 produces the protein MSLSSSLFVGRQILNHCNQFLRKNQLIIKEQLRYLNLHENIAYSLLKEAGIPTPPFGVAKTPDEAAKIATELKSQDLVVKAQVLTGGRGKGHFQNTDVSGVVMCESAEKVKQISEIMIGKLLITKQTGAAGRICNSVMVTTRMFPRKEYYLSIMLERTFNGIVMIASSKGGVNIEEIAATDPEALLYVPVDIIKGLTSEQINCIIQKLGVKGKGKDIISHIICNLYELFLETDALLIEINPLAEDICGEYYALDCKCNFDDSSKFRQKKLFALEDWSQKDPNEARARKFDLNYIQLDGIVGCMVNGAGLAMATMDLISFHGVRPANFLDVGGSATKENIIEAFTIITTDPKVLAIFVNIFGGIMRCDIIAEGIIAATKELQTNIPIIVRLEKETSRKAGTQWRNQHLVAVYCQHFTKMATMLSRTISLAECLTRLNGSKILACKSNLKQTIRNLNVHEHISYSLLNEAGVPTPKFGVAKTPDEAGKLAADLKTKDIVLKAQVLAGGRGKGHFKDSNISGVKMCETPEEAKALASQMLGKLLITKQTGEGGRICNAVMVTQRMFPRKEYYLAVMMERAFGGPVIIASSQGGVNIEEVAATNPSAIMYEPIDINKGITKEQAERIVTKLGLQNVKDYISKIIMNLYQMFLKKDALLLEVNPLAEDINGNYFALDCKCRFDDNAEFRQKQLFGLRDWTQEDSKEVEAAKFDLNYIALDGNIGCMVNGAGLAMATMDIIKLHGGEPANFLDVGGGATTSAVKEAFKIITSDSRVHALLVNIFGGIMRCDVIAEGIIAATKELSLKIPVVVRLQGTNVDEAKALIANAGLKIVPIDDLDEAARVAVKLSTIVKLAQSENLSVNFEIPAIS, from the exons atGTCACTATCATCATCTTTATTTGTAGGACGACAAATTTTAAATCACTGTAATCAg tttcttagaaaaaaccagctaataataaaagaacaattacGATATTTGAATCTTCATGAAAATATTGCATACAGTCTTTTAAAAGAAGCTGGAATTCCAACACCACCATTTGGAGTGGCTAAAACACCTGATGAAGCTGCTAAAATAGCTACTGAACTAAAGTCACAAGATTTGGTTGTAAAAGCACAAGTACTTACTGGTGGGAGAGGGAAGGGTCATTTTCAAAATACTGATGTTAGTGGAGTTGTTATGTGTGAATC tGCTGAGAAAGTAAAGCAAATATCAGAAATTATGATCGgaaaattattgattactAAACAAACAGGAGCTGCTGGAAGAATTTGTAATTCAGTGATGGTGACAACACGCATGTTTCCacgaaaagaatattatcttTCAATAATGTTGGAGCGTACTTTTAAT GGAATTGTTATGATAGCATCTAGTAAAGGTGGGGTAAATATTGAAGAAATTGCTGCTACTGATCCTGAAGCTCTCCTTTATGTACCAGTTGACATAATTAAAGGTCTAACATCAGAACagataaattgtattattcaGAAATTGGGTGTTAAAGGAAAAGGCAAAGATATTATATCgcatattatttgtaatctttatgaattatttcttgAAACAGATGCtctattaattgaaattaatccaCTTGCAGAAGATATTTGCGGTGAAT ATTATGCTTTAGATTGCAAATGTAATTTTGATGATAGTTCTAAGTTTAgacagaaaaaattatttgctttGGAAGATTGGTCTCAAAAAGATCCCAATGAGGCACGAGCAAGAAAGTTTGacttaaattatattcaattagaTGGAATTGTTGGTTGTATGGTAAATGGTGCAGGTTTAGCAATGGCAACAATGGATCTTATATCTTTTCATGGTGTTAGACCAGCTAATTTTTTAGACGTAGGTGGTAGTGCCAcaaaagagaatattatagaagcatttacaataataactacagaTCCAAAG GTTTTAGccatttttgttaatatatttggTGGTATTATGAGATGTGATATCATTGCAGAAGGAATCATCGCAGCTACTAAAGAATTGCAAACAAATATTCCTATAATCGTCAGATTGGAG AAAGAAACGTCAAGAAAGGCGGGGACACAATGGCGAAACCAGCATTTGGTGGCAGTCTATTGCCAACACTTTACCAAGATGGCTACAATGTTGTCTCGAACGATTTCACTCGCAGAGTGTCTTACCCGATTAAATGGTTCCAAG ATTTTAGCCTGCAAAAGTAATTTGAAACAAACAATAAGAAATCTAAATGTACATGAACACATCAGTTATAGTTTACTTAATGAAGCTGGTGTACCTACACCAAAATTTGGTGTTGCAAAGACGCCAGATGAAGCAGGAAAACTTGCAGCTGACttgaaaacaaaagatattGTCTTAAAAGCTCAAGTACTTGCAGGAGGTAGAGGTAAAGGACACTTTAAAGATTCCAATATTAGTGGTGTAAAGATGTGCGAAAC ACCAGAAGAAGCAAAAGCATTAGCAAGTCAAATGTTAGGTAAATTACTAATTACAAAACAAACTGGCGAAGGAGGTAGAATATGTAATGCTGTTATGGTAACACAACGTATGTTCCCCcgtaaagaatattatttagcAGTGATGATGGAACGTGCCTTTGGT GGTCCTGTTATAATAGCATCTAGCCAAGGTGGAGTAAATATTGAGGAAGTAGCTGCAACAAATCCTAGTGCCATAATGTATGAAcccattgatattaataaaggtATAACCAAGGAGCAAGCAGAGCGTATTGTCACAAAACTTGGTCTTCAAAAtgtaaaagattatatttcCAAAATTATCATGAATCTTTATCAAATGTTTCTCAAGAAGGATGCTCTTCTTTTAGAAGTAAATCCTCTTGCTGAAGATATTAATGGAAATT ATTTTGCGTTAGATTGTAAATGTAGATTCGATGATAATGCCGAATTCagacaaaaacaattatttggATTAAGAGATTGGACTCAGGAAGATTCTAAAGAAGTAGAAGCAGCCAAATTTGATTTGAATTACATTGCACTTGATGGAAATATTGGTTGTATGGTTAATGGAGCTGGATTAGCTATGGCTActatggatattattaaattacatgGAGGCGAACCTGCTAATTTTCTTGACGTTGGCGGTGGTGCAACTACCAGTGCCGTAAAAGAGGCATTTAAAATCATCACTTCTGATTCAAGA GTGCATGCTCTTTTAGTTAATATCTTTGGTGGTATTATGAGATGTGATGTTATCGCAGAGGGTATTATTGCTGCAACGAAGGAACTTAGTCTTAAAATTCCTGTTGTTGTTCGATTGCAG GGAACCAATGTTGACGAGGCTAAAGCTTTGATTGCAAATGCAGGATTAAAAATCGTTCCAATTGATGACCTCGATGAAGCTGCTCGTGTCGCAGTAAAATTATCGACCATTGTTAAACTAGCACAGTCTGAAAATCTTAGTGTCAATTTTGAGATTCCCgcaatttcataa
- the LOC124432154 gene encoding uncharacterized protein LOC124432154 isoform X1 translates to MSEIDAKVNMSLDEIIKMEKKEKKKKANTTNGKAGPKRNRGNARGRNGLRGRGARTKRNIGTLKKEQKWQRGQNANLRGSFTKKRYNKNGGVASQNILASNQKANIRGNINVRRGRGNRYGLTRSRSRTNLTFTKAGFFTANKTTLKRTNSVGSVRDPTSVHNRLGYQSPAQIAYRNHVKRAKQLLLQRQNQRLNFQNQFRMLQAGKSSISLQQRPLERRQQILTSQRRFTTGGLRSDQIARAQRRAQYEQKLMRINSARITPSNVNFMCTLGNDYTPNTHEHSISLAQNRNERSMSGLHQLLRGRSPITQTIQNLNMIGRSPVFGRQRSRSRSRSRSRTRNVPMSDSGTDLDDRTFSKIMYSISASLGVTGRTLNDRFSF, encoded by the exons ATGTCAGAAATTGACGCAAAAGTTAATATGTCGCTCG aTGAGATCATTAAgatggagaaaaaggaaaaaaagaaaaaggctaATACAACAAATGGAAAAGCTGGTCCTAAACGCAATCGAGGGAATGCACGAGGACGAAATGGACTTAGAGGCAGAGGTGCAAGAACTAAGCGTAATATTGGCACATTGAAGAAAGAACAGAAATGGCAGCGTGGTCAAAATGCCAATCTACGTGGTAGTTTTACCAAAAAACGTTATAACAAGAATGGTGGAGTTGCTTCACAAAATATACTAGCTTCAAATCAAAAAGCTAATATAAGAGGAAATATAAATGTACGCCGTGGTCGTGGAAATCGCTATGGTTTAACCCGTAGTCGAAGTAGAACGAATTTGACTTTCACGAAAGCTGGATTTTTTACTGCTAATAAAACTACACTGAAAAGAACAAACAGCGTGGGTAGTGTTAGAGATCCAACTTCCGTTCACAATCGATTAGGATACCAAAGTCCAGCACAAATTGCTTATCGAAATCACGTTAAAAGAGCTAAGCAACTTCTTCTTCAGAGACAAAATCAACGGCTTAACTTCCAGAATCAATTTAGA ATGTTACAAGCAGGAAAGTCTTCGATTTCACTACAGCAAAGACCATTAGAACGGCGACAACAAATTTTAACTTCTCAAAGAAGATTTACTACTGGTGGATTACGTTCAGATCAAATTGCACGTGCTCAAAGAAGAGCTCAATATGAACAGAAACTTATGAGGATCAA ctCTGCACGGATCACACCCTCAAACGTCAATTTCATGTGCACACTAGGCAATGATTATACACCAAATACGCATGAACATTCCATAAGCCTTGCACagaatagaaatgaaagaagtaTGAGCGGTCTTCATCAACTGCTAAGAGGACGTTCACCAATTACACAAACTATACAAAATTTAAACATg ATTGGTCGATCTCCTGTATTTGGTCGACAACGTTCACGATCAAGATCACGCTCCCGTTCACGCACACGTAATGTTCCTATGTCTGATTCAGGAACTGATTTAGATGATCGTACTTTTAGTAAAATTATGTATAGTATATCTGCAAGTCTTGGCGTCACAGGACGAACTCTCAATGATAGATTTAGTTTTTAA
- the LOC124432656 gene encoding leucine-rich repeat and guanylate kinase domain-containing protein-like translates to MDNSQYLKLFTKKKSITRSNWGRYTLDIQLWEDEEPPIVKMRYINDFSFDNLEKDGIFSDRLIGLGSSFLTKSPESGLYILAKCIMRKMSLTDITVLYYHRYLQYIDLAYNNLTNLMPLSGIPYLIYLNVSHNKLIDILNFTPPWYLTYVNLSHNQITEMCDLSSFWSIVRLDLSYNEIEVIFGLHNLKYLQYLNLSYNSIKYIENLDNLNIKELNLEKNCITSYKYKKLGSGIKSLTNLRTIILGYNKLSNLNFFQDACSLRFVDLKFNKIVDLLEVSNLKGSIYEIDLRGNACAKWPNYRDVILFTIPSVMFIDGVEVSVTEKISAATIFTPSLSLMTARSITKLTLLEHLSTPTIDSHVIAYDKIRPPLLILTGPSAVRKRKLALHISCAIPNKIKYCKWYTTKESKTGENADESFIFVKREDFNEIACCGNFLGIQELLGNSYGFHMNEIASLIIEEKIGITQADLHTTMQIYNRYLNVKPILVITNDITQHKLQIENKFNIYTWIRDSVGDLLAVNIGKYTYVKKESKNSILNFISNIIEQIMNNLELPGYSMFVRPQGYGATTTDIIYESRTTFPKLIKIQEPTDMYQQLNGLKILLDEESNVVIHNIKSKHKKQGTIMYQYKNNDKIEYKIFIDDDSNETISSQETLLTEQCEDNDSKKSENLKRIFVELILQTRKIYLEHHEKNPGFFSLVVTYIYSSYSAHISIEIFNIAQYSARDTNLIILTRLSYISKLFQNLEKTPEIKYLLQVAIPDHVQHIIDKMKKYDTWFLIKCCIKLLLIFIY, encoded by the exons atggataattcacaatatttgaaattattcacgaaaaagaaaagcattaCTAGAAGTAATTGGGGCAGATATACTTTAGACATACAATTGTGGGAAGATGAGGAACCACCTATTGTCAAAAtgagatatataaatgatttttcatttgataactTAGAAAAGGATGGTATTTTCTCTGATAGATTAATAGGACTTGGATCTTCATTCTTAACAAAATCACCAGAATCTGGACTTTATATTTTAGCAAAATGCATTATGAGAAagatg TCACTTACAGATATCACTGTTTtgtattatcatcgttatttacaATACATTGACTTGGCATATAATAATCTTACAAATTTAATGCCACTAAGTGGAATTCCttacttaatatatttaaatgtatcgCATAATAAACTCATAgacatattaaattttacacCACCTTGGTATTTAACTTATGTAAATTTATCTCATAATCAAATAACTGAAATGTGTGATCTAAGTAGTTTTTGGAGTATTGTTAGATTAGATTTGTCttataatgaaattgaagtTATTTTTGGACTGCACAATTTAAa atatttacaatacttgaatttatcatataattcaataaaatatatcgaaaatttggataatttaaacattaaagaattaaatttagaaaaaaattgtataacatcatataaatataaaaaattgggTAGTGGTATAAAAAGTTTAACCAATTTAAGAACTATTATATtaggatataataaattatctaacTTAAATTTCTTCCAA GATGCATGCAGTTTGCGTTTCGtagatttgaaatttaataaaattgtagaTCTTTTAGAAGTATCAAATTTAAAAGGATCGATATATGAAATAGACCTTAGAGGTAATGCATGTGCAAAATGGCCCAATTATAGagatgtaattttatttactattcCAAGTGTTATGTTCATTGATGGTGTCGAAGTATCTGTTACAgaaaag aTATCTGCAGCAACTATATTTACCCCATCATTAAGTTTGATGACTGCACGTAGTATCACTAAACTAACTTTATTAGAGCATTTGAGTACTCCTACAATAGATTCACATGTAATTGCATATGATAAAATTAGACcaccattattaatattgactgGTCCATCTgcagtaagaaagagaaaattagcTTTACATATATCATGTGCAATTcctaataaa ATAAAATACTGCAAATGGTATACTACTAAAGAATCAAAAACTGGTGAAAATGCAGATGagtcatttatttttgtaaaacgagaagattttaatgaaatagcTTGTTGTGGTAACTTTTTAGGAATCCAAGAACTATTAGGAAATAGCTATGGATTTC atatgAATGAAATTGCTTCTTtgataatagaagaaaaaattggtATAACTCAAGCAGACTTACATACAACTATGCAAATATACAACcgttatttaaatgttaaaccTATTTTGGTAATTACAAATGATATTACTCAACACAAACTTCAGATagagaataaatttaatatttatacttgGATTCGAGATAGTGTAGGTGATTTGCTTGCTGTTAATATAggcaaatatacatatgtaaagaaagaatCCAAAAACAGTATATTGaactttatttcaaatattatagagCAG ataatgaataatttagaaTTACCTGGATATAGTATGTTTGTTAGACCTCAAGGTTATGGAGCAACAACAaccgatataatatatgaaagtaGAACTACATTTCCAAAACtgataaaaattcaagaaCCAACTGACATGTACCAACAATTGAATGGCTTaaag ATCTTGTTAGACGAGGAATCAAATGTAGTTAtacacaatataaaatctaagCATAAAAAACAAGGAACAATTATGTACCAGTACAAAAACAATGATAAGATAGAATACAAGATTTTTATTGATGATGATTCCAATGAGACTATTTCTAGTCAAGAAACATTACTAACTGAA CAATGTgaagataatgatagtaaaaaGTCAGAAAATTTAAAACGTATATTTGTTGAACTTATTTTGCAAACAAGGAAGATATATTTAGAACACCATGAAAAAAATcctggttttttttctcttgtggtaacatatatatattcatcctATTCAGCACATATcagtattgaaatatttaatattgccCAATACTCTGCAAGGGACACTAATCTCATTATATTAACTCgtttatcatatatttca aaattatttcaaaatctgGAAAAAACTCCAGAAATTAAGTATCTTCTACAAGTGGCTATTCCTGATCATGTTCaacatattattgataaaatgaaaaagtatgaTACATGGTTCCTAATCAAATGTTGTATTAAACTTTTACta ATCTTTATCTATTGA